A single genomic interval of Leptospira dzoumogneensis harbors:
- a CDS encoding decaprenyl-phosphate phosphoribosyltransferase, producing MLFSYIKLLRPHQWIKNIILFAGIIFGKKLGDLESVERAIYAFFLFSLTASCQYVINDFLDRKEDALHPEKKHRPLASGAISPTIALLLTAVLLSITLVFSFKLQPDFFYWVAGYLIFNIVYSRFLKHMVILDVMSISFGFVVRAIAGSIVVGVSFSSWLLLCTFMLALYWGFGKRRGELIILEEGAKGHRKILEEYSVNFLDLMMGIVATMTLVTYVMYVTSTHTIENLGTDKMVYTIPIVVYAIFRSLYIIYIKNMGHNPTKAILTDWGVLVAGFLWLLLVVWIMYSGSGQSLPFHL from the coding sequence ATGTTATTTTCCTATATAAAACTTTTAAGACCCCACCAATGGATCAAAAATATTATCCTATTTGCTGGGATCATATTCGGGAAAAAATTAGGAGATCTGGAATCGGTAGAAAGAGCGATTTACGCGTTTTTTCTATTTTCACTTACCGCAAGCTGCCAATACGTTATAAACGATTTTCTGGATAGAAAAGAAGACGCACTTCATCCTGAAAAAAAACACAGACCCTTAGCTTCCGGAGCGATCTCTCCTACTATAGCACTTTTACTTACAGCAGTTTTACTTTCTATAACCCTGGTGTTTTCCTTCAAACTGCAGCCTGATTTCTTCTATTGGGTCGCGGGTTATCTGATCTTTAATATAGTTTATAGCCGCTTCTTAAAACATATGGTCATCCTAGATGTGATGAGCATTTCTTTCGGATTCGTAGTGAGAGCGATCGCAGGTTCCATCGTTGTTGGAGTGAGTTTCTCTTCTTGGTTACTTCTATGTACGTTCATGTTAGCTCTTTATTGGGGCTTCGGAAAAAGAAGAGGAGAGCTTATCATCTTGGAAGAAGGAGCCAAAGGCCACAGAAAGATCTTGGAAGAATACTCCGTTAACTTTCTAGACTTGATGATGGGGATTGTCGCAACCATGACCCTGGTTACCTACGTTATGTATGTTACAAGCACTCATACTATCGAAAATTTAGGCACGGATAAAATGGTGTATACGATCCCGATCGTAGTTTATGCGATCTTTAGATCTTTGTACATTATTTATATCAAGAACATGGGCCACAATCCGACTAAGGCGATTTTGACGGACTGGGGTGTCCTTGTGGCGGGATTTTTATGGCTTTTACTGGTTGTTTGGATAATGTATTCAGGTTCGGGACAAAGTCTTCCTTTTCACTTATAG
- a CDS encoding TrkH family potassium uptake protein has translation MGSFKFLKRNVNRIARAFLLLSVARILCLAFAGAILVGSFMIFASEEGRISYADSFYLAASSICVTGLTTVTISELAFSTQVIIMFLFQIGGLGIITFTVLVGILVVRGLSRSTRIAAFVFEAIDSHESADGKSTNAPYVRRILLSILNISVSIELLGAFLLYWAMPEDLNGLPGDPNRVFLSLFTSVSAFNNAGFSIVDDLTFLSKEPLSLLVVESLVVMGGIGFPVILFFEKTLLEAFRNVMHRVEVVMETYLMSRALEEGKEPSWIYLILIRMSFWAEERLALYRKALKGEANRIQMKLLLYGTIILVHVGGIGVLLSEWDNPETIGKFDFVDKLFNSFFLSVSSRTAGFNTFDLSEMRSPTYVLLCSLMFVGGGPQGAAGGIKITTFVILLMYLRNVISPQARVTIMGEEVSKNSIAISTRIYFLATISIVFFMLLITIANGHRHGIEEIFFEVMSAFGTVGLTKGLTPYITGVEKFLYPCIMYVGRVGVFTLLIAFTGHSGLGTLGAQDDGVKIQVG, from the coding sequence ATGGGCTCATTTAAGTTCCTCAAACGAAACGTAAACCGAATCGCCAGGGCGTTTTTGCTATTATCGGTAGCAAGGATCCTTTGTCTAGCATTTGCAGGAGCGATCTTGGTTGGGTCCTTTATGATCTTTGCTTCGGAGGAAGGCAGGATCTCTTACGCGGATTCATTCTATCTGGCCGCTTCATCCATCTGCGTAACTGGTTTGACCACTGTTACCATCAGTGAGTTAGCATTCTCCACCCAAGTCATTATCATGTTCTTATTCCAGATCGGTGGATTGGGGATCATCACATTTACGGTTCTTGTAGGGATCTTAGTGGTTCGAGGACTTTCCAGAAGTACTCGAATTGCCGCATTCGTATTCGAGGCGATCGACTCTCACGAATCTGCGGATGGAAAGAGCACAAACGCTCCTTATGTTCGAAGGATCTTATTATCTATTTTGAATATATCCGTTTCGATAGAATTGTTGGGCGCATTTTTATTGTATTGGGCAATGCCGGAAGATCTAAACGGATTGCCTGGAGATCCGAATAGAGTTTTCTTAAGTTTATTTACTTCAGTTTCCGCATTCAATAACGCGGGATTTTCCATAGTAGACGATCTTACGTTCTTATCTAAAGAGCCTCTTTCTCTTTTGGTGGTAGAAAGTTTGGTGGTGATGGGAGGTATTGGCTTCCCGGTCATCTTATTCTTTGAAAAAACATTACTCGAAGCATTCAGGAACGTAATGCATAGGGTAGAAGTAGTCATGGAAACTTATCTAATGTCCAGAGCATTAGAAGAAGGTAAAGAACCTTCTTGGATCTATCTTATACTGATCCGTATGTCTTTCTGGGCGGAGGAAAGGCTTGCTCTTTACAGAAAGGCTCTCAAAGGAGAAGCAAATAGGATCCAGATGAAACTTCTACTTTATGGAACCATAATATTGGTCCATGTGGGCGGGATCGGGGTGCTATTGTCGGAATGGGACAATCCTGAAACGATAGGAAAATTCGACTTCGTAGACAAACTATTCAACTCCTTCTTCCTTTCCGTATCCTCTAGAACTGCAGGATTTAATACATTCGATCTTTCTGAAATGAGAAGCCCGACATACGTTCTTCTTTGTTCTTTGATGTTCGTGGGAGGCGGTCCTCAAGGTGCCGCGGGCGGTATCAAGATCACAACCTTTGTGATTCTATTAATGTATTTAAGGAATGTGATCAGCCCTCAGGCAAGAGTGACCATTATGGGAGAAGAAGTTTCTAAAAATTCGATCGCGATCTCTACTCGGATCTATTTTTTAGCAACGATCTCCATAGTATTCTTTATGTTGTTGATCACGATCGCAAACGGACATAGACATGGAATAGAGGAAATATTTTTCGAAGTCATGTCCGCATTCGGAACGGTTGGATTAACAAAAGGATTAACTCCTTATATCACCGGAGTGGAAAAGTTTTTATATCCTTGTATTATGTATGTGGGAAGAGTAGGAGTATTCACTCTACTGATCGCATTTACAGGTCATTCCGGATTAGGCACCTTAGGCGCCCAGGACGACGGAGTCAAGATCCAAGTAGGATAA